From the Syngnathoides biaculeatus isolate LvHL_M chromosome 10, ASM1980259v1, whole genome shotgun sequence genome, one window contains:
- the LOC133507242 gene encoding transmembrane protein 88 isoform X1, which produces MSLLSFQRMCGTDVDLDGGGSVEEEDLWMGERVKMLPPPVAHSGGSAWGGRRSGWGCVACGAALVLWNVAVILAGAFLLTLVFSVVLLPAVALLYVGFLCHSRILHSSSAVCNYLDDNSCSALIILGFVMMSPLVVAAAAVFCGLLRRFRLLLLVQPVGRARYRGSLMDWVGSVHAWV; this is translated from the exons ATGTCGCTTCTTTCCTTTCAAAGGATGTGCGGCACCGACGTCGACCTGGACGGGGGAGGCTCGGTCGAGGAGGAAGACCTGTGGATGGGCGAGCGGGTGAAGATGCTGCCCCCTCCCGTGGCCCACAGCGGGGGGTCCGCGTGGGGCGGCCGGAGGAGCGGGTGGGGCTGCGTGGCGTGCGGGGCGGCTCTGGTCCTTTGGAACGTGGCCGTGATCCTGGCTGGTGCTTTCCTCCTGACGCTGGTCTTCTCCGTGGTGCTGCTGCCCGCAGTGGCGCTGCTCTACGTTGGATTCTTGTGCCATTCCAGG ATCCTGCACAGCTCGTCGGCCGTCTGCAATTACCTTGACGACAACAGCTGCTCGGCCCTCATCATCCTGGGCTTTGTGATGATGTCGCCGctggtggtggcggcggcggcggtcttCTGCGGCCTGCTGCGAAGGTTCCGGCTCCTGCTTCTCGTTCAGCCGGTCGGCCGCGCGCGGTACAGGGGGAGCCTGATGGATTGGGTGGGAAGCGTCCACGCTTGGGTCTGA
- the LOC133507242 gene encoding transmembrane protein 88 isoform X2 gives MCGTDVDLDGGGSVEEEDLWMGERVKMLPPPVAHSGGSAWGGRRSGWGCVACGAALVLWNVAVILAGAFLLTLVFSVVLLPAVALLYVGFLCHSRILHSSSAVCNYLDDNSCSALIILGFVMMSPLVVAAAAVFCGLLRRFRLLLLVQPVGRARYRGSLMDWVGSVHAWV, from the exons ATGTGCGGCACCGACGTCGACCTGGACGGGGGAGGCTCGGTCGAGGAGGAAGACCTGTGGATGGGCGAGCGGGTGAAGATGCTGCCCCCTCCCGTGGCCCACAGCGGGGGGTCCGCGTGGGGCGGCCGGAGGAGCGGGTGGGGCTGCGTGGCGTGCGGGGCGGCTCTGGTCCTTTGGAACGTGGCCGTGATCCTGGCTGGTGCTTTCCTCCTGACGCTGGTCTTCTCCGTGGTGCTGCTGCCCGCAGTGGCGCTGCTCTACGTTGGATTCTTGTGCCATTCCAGG ATCCTGCACAGCTCGTCGGCCGTCTGCAATTACCTTGACGACAACAGCTGCTCGGCCCTCATCATCCTGGGCTTTGTGATGATGTCGCCGctggtggtggcggcggcggcggtcttCTGCGGCCTGCTGCGAAGGTTCCGGCTCCTGCTTCTCGTTCAGCCGGTCGGCCGCGCGCGGTACAGGGGGAGCCTGATGGATTGGGTGGGAAGCGTCCACGCTTGGGTCTGA